The Musa acuminata AAA Group cultivar baxijiao chromosome BXJ3-6, Cavendish_Baxijiao_AAA, whole genome shotgun sequence region CGGAGGCGGCGTCAGACTGGCGATCCCGAGGCGAATACATCATCGAACTGGAGACAGAGGCGAGGACAGAGCGTGCGATCGTGCTCTTGGCCGCCTGCCTTGATGGACTCGGTGTTAGGGTTATATAGACTTTGGACGCGGTGTTGTAATTATCCTCGAGGCGAAGCGGGAGGCGCGTCCCCATTAATTATTTTAGGAAAGTGCGATCAAATActcatatttatatatttcataAGTTGTGAAATATTAGTCAAATATTAAAACAAAATCGATTTTATGTAAGTAAATATTAGTCAAATATTAATACATCGAATAAAATTTTGAATCTTCAAGTTTTGGTAAGTAAGTATAGTATATCATCCCCTTACCTATTTTATGTTAGATGTAAAAAATATGTCGGATGAGGGTTTCGAATCGTAGTTTATAATAAGTGAATTTGGTATATTGTCACTAAACTTATTTTAAGTTAAGTAAAAATATATCGGATGAGATTTTGAATAAGTTTGGGTCATCagtatcaaattaatatttaaaataaaaaaattattaatcacatgtattttagatataaatgttttagataaatatttagacaaatattttagatataaacatATCAAATAAGATTTTGGACCTAAAttgtatatcttttatttttaactcAAACTAACTAATTATGGTTTTTTTAATACACATAAAATGGAACAGATATATATTACCAGTGCATAGTgagttatatataattatatcaaaATTCACAAGAATAAATACTATTTTGGGGGGATGTCAAGCATCTATAACAGTGGTGAAGACCACGTCCACAAAAGGCAGGTGtgaagagaaaacaaaaaagtTGAAGACAACGTGTCCTCcccctccttcccttcttcttcgtTTGATAGATGTGTCATGGATTGACAGACCTTTTTTGACTTGTTCTATCATCTATATCGGAGACGTAGTCTTCTACCTAATGATTGAAGCGTACAATAGCGACCAATATCaacccgatatatatatatatatatatatatatatatatatatatatatatatatatatatatatatatatatatatatatatatatatatatatatatatatatatatatatatatatagttagttaGTTAATTATGTTTAGTATTATGATTCTTAtacttaaataattatattaacatccttatatttatgaaagtgaaacatctagatcCATTTATCATAACGTTATCAgttctataaaaaaatatataaaaaataaatgataaaaagataattttaatattctagttaGTAGTGATGGATGATATCAGTAGTGACAAATAACGGTACCGTAACGACAAAAGGTGAGGGCCACTCGATAATTACGTCGACACTGATGTAGAGCAACCTTCATCTTTCGTCGTCATTCTCCTCATCGACAACAGCCACTCATACTTACAACAATATCGTTATCGGCCATCACCAATTGaagtattaaaattatcttttatccatttattttcatgttctctttaataaaatcgatagtattatgataaataaacatagATATTTTACTTAAagataatttaatctaaaaaaaaatgaGGTGCTCTTCGATAATAAAAGATGCTGAtcttgaaaaaataaaattaatttttttaataaaatatctctctctctctctctctctctctctggacacgtgtgtatatatacacgtaTTTTTCTCTGCTTCCTGTGCACTTGGTTTTGATGCAAATATGCAATATCAATGCGCCTGGGCTCCACGTACCACGCGACGTGTCCCATGCAACGAGGAGGCAGGGCGCCGAAGAGGGGAGTGGTTAAAGCACCTGCTTCCCGTCTCACCTGCTACCGGCACTCGTCATGGACGCAGCAGCAAAGAAAACCTTCGTCACGGCGTGTTCCTCCTCCCTCGTCctgttgctcctcctcctcctcatctctcCTCGCCTAACGTTTCCGTCGCCGGTCCAGGGTGCCGGCCatggaggtggagagggggggcagcagcaacagcagggcCCGCAGCCGGCCGAGCGGGCCATCGGCCTCACCGGATTCGCGAACCCGTGGGATGCCGTCAGGACCTGGGCCAATCTTGCCTGGATGAATCTTCGGCCACCTGACTCGATGTCCGTCTTCTGCTTCTCCGAATCTCCCTCTCATCGTCCATGTCCGTTATTGTCTTTGTTCTTCGGGTCCTCTGCGTATGTTCGTAAGGTGTTCGACAAAAGTAATTGAATGATGTGACACTTGGTGCAGGAAAAACAATGGAAGGAGTGAGTCGAGCGCAGGGGAGGTGGTGAAAGAAGCAGCCTCGAGGAGCTTCGAGACGAGCAAGGAGGCGGTGGGGCAGGCGGCGGAGTCGGCAGCGAAGACAGCAGAGGACGCAGTCCGCAAGAGCAAGGAGAAGGTGAAGCGGACTGCCTCCGTGGCTGGTGGAGAACCGGATGCAGAGCTTTAGATCGATTCTTACTTACGTCTACGGTTGTAGCAGCGTCTGTAATCTCTCCTCTCTTACTATAGCTTGATGTGGTCTCTTTTCTCTCTGATTGTGGAAAGAATGGTTCCAATGGTTTCTTGTGCATCTCTCCTTTGTGATCTTTTGTTTCCAATGTTCTTCAGATGCTTGCAAGAGTTGTCTGTCTGTATTTTCCTCAAGCGGATGGTGTGCAACTATCCTCACGTGCAAGTACCACTCACATTGCCGTAATTGCAACTGCAGAGGATACAGTAAGTGTTTGAGTGATTAAAAATGAGATTGCAACTTAAGAAGCATCACAAGCAAAGATTTGAtgtaaagaaaagaaatattGCATCTCTTGGAGAAaaaaccaaaaccaaaaccaTCATTAGATCGTATTCTTGCAGTCAAAGGAACAACTTCGCAACCCTAACCAATTTGCACACAAAGAAAACAGTCGTAATCCAAAGAAAATGAGGGAATTATCTCCTGAATTGATCATTACGATCATTTATGGTGGAAAGTTTCTGCCCcaatcagaatttatagtggaaaaggagaagaagttgcTGTAGAGGTGTGAAGATTGACCTCGCACAGTgcaaacaatctctccttcttctcctcctttcccCCAGATTCGAACTTTTCTCCGAAACAAGAAGGGGGTGGACGAAGAAGGCGTGGGAACGAAAGCAGAGACATCCCCCGGGTGCCGGAGATGCCGGGCAAGATCACGGCCTTCCAAAGCCGCTGTCCGAGGTCCCAGATCGCCTCCCCGAACTCGCGCGCACTACCAAGGCCGCCGTGTGGGCTTACACCGGAAGACGAGAGATCCCCGAGGACCCACTTCGTCTCCGGGCCCACCACAAAGGGCTAATCTTGGCGGACGAGGGGTTGCCATTAGAGATCGGCCCCCGAAGATAAAAGCGGAATCCATGGCGTTCCGCTCCTTCCCAGCCGAAATCTCCAAGCCCACGGCCTGGCCGCCTCCTCTAAGAGGCACCGGTTCTCTTCTCCCTCACAAGATTGTTTCTTCTAGTGAAGTATCTTTGGAAGATcggtttttttttcttgaattatggTTTTGACTCCATCCATCTAATCCTTGATTGAGGTTTCAGCGAACGATCCTTCCAATTCTGCTGCGATTCTTGGTTTGTTGATATGATTGTGTTGGATGGGATTCAACTGCTTAGGTTGCTTCTGTTCTTAATCGATGTAGGGGGTAATGCGGCTCGCTTGCCCGTTAATGCTTGCGCGGCGATGACTTGCTCTGTGGCTGCGGACGGAAACAGGCGATCGAAGCTTGTTTGGGTGTGGACTGAGAGCAGGCAGGTGATGACTGCAGCGGTTGAGAGAGGGTGGAACACCTTCCTCTTTCGCTCGGAACCACGATCCAACGACCTTGCCAATGAATGGTCATGTGAGCTACTATTGCCCGGGTTTCCCTATCCTCCGAATCAAAGCTAGGGTTGGATCTCCAGAACTGTGTTGTTTCTGATGATTGGTCTGGAAACAGTAGTGACTTATTTCTTGATCTCTGAAATGCATCTTCTTTCTTGCAATCTGTGTTTGCCGCATTCATCCGCATGTACTCTTCTCCAACATGTTGCGGTATCAGCTTGTTGGGTGTGCTTTAAGGATTAAGATGCTGTAACTTCAGCTACCTTGTTTTATGTTCTTATTTTGGCATGCCACACCAGTCTAACATGGTATGGATTTGAAGAATGCATTCCGATACATTCATCTGACTTGTTGAACATTGTGTGCTTCCATCTTATTCTTGCTAAACTGTTTTTGGTATCATCTGTGCAGCAATTGCCCTGATAACGCCTCTCTTTATTGATGGGAAGCAGCTGTTTGATGGACAAAGCAGAAAAATTGCATCCTTTTATGAGGTTTCATCTCCACAAGAACTGGAACTCTTCCAACCAAACACAGAAGAAGTAGACAACGTTGTCATAAATTTCCAGAATGAATGGCAGGTTCTCTGCTTGCTCTTGTTTCCCTTCTCATGAAATAAAACATGTTGTTAGTTATTCAGTGTTTGAAGTTGGTATCGTTAATGACTGGTTTATATATCACCATGGAAATGGAGACAAAAGTTTAGCATAACAAGTTTGGATTTAGATAGCTCAATCATATATATTTGTGTTACAGGATTAGGAAATTATGCTAGTTTCCTTGTGCATCCTGTGTATATGGGATTTTAATAAAGACAATTATCTTTTTTGACGACTTCAATAACCTATTATGCATTTCAAAGGTTATACCTGCGGAGAACATTGTCGCAGCATTCCAAGGGTGTAATAGGACTGTCTTAGCAGTTTCAGCTACTTCAACTGAAGCACAAGtgtttcttgaggtaattttatattttagcaaTTGAAAGAATGAAGCAAGtttagaaaaagaaacaaaaaaaaaaaaagattctcaATCTTGGTAAGTATCAGTGTCTGCTCTCGTTGTGC contains the following coding sequences:
- the LOC135640706 gene encoding uncharacterized protein LOC135640706: MDAAAKKTFVTACSSSLVLLLLLLLISPRLTFPSPVQGAGHGGGEGGQQQQQGPQPAERAIGLTGFANPWDAVRTWANLAWMNLRPPDSMKNNGRSESSAGEVVKEAASRSFETSKEAVGQAAESAAKTAEDAVRKSKEKVKRTASVAGGEPDAEL